A window of the Lolium perenne isolate Kyuss_39 chromosome 7, Kyuss_2.0, whole genome shotgun sequence genome harbors these coding sequences:
- the LOC127316634 gene encoding FHA domain-containing protein FHA2, whose product MPHVKSAVGAAAGSAAGDGEVEAGFAKLQGEDFEYYMQTYSIMLGRNSKKSTVDVDLSSLGGGMNISRHHARIFYDFQRRRFALDVIGKNGCLVEGVLHLPGNPPVKLDSQDLLQIGDKKFYFLLPTRSIFASFAAAAAQQAPVIPAQMPPSYVRPGHPRVSDFHERFSEGDYGRDSGEIGNGVTESGMKGKLKRTKKSPGDFDIYGGHRINVEPIGALGEGDNRSEIRMRVDRDMDNQQILQAEEKEVVSSVATVLSDLCGPGEWMPMRKLHTELVDQFGNVWHHTRVRKYLTAEDWSPIEAKGRPWYGLLGLLRKYPEHFVINTKCKGRAISEFVSLVSLLS is encoded by the exons ATGCCTCACGTGAAGTCCGCCGTCGGTGCTGCTGCCGGATCTGCGGCCGGTGATGGCGAAGTGGAGGCAGGGTTCGCGAAGCTGCAGGGTGAGGATTTCGAGTACTACATGCAGACCTACTCGATCATGCTGGGCCGCAACAGCAAGAAATCCACAGTGGATGTGGATCTCTCCAGCCTCGGTGGGGGGATGAACATCTCGCGCCACCACGCGCGGATTTTCTATGACTTCCAGCGCCGCCGCTTCGCCCTCGATGTCATCGGCAAGAACGGCTGCCTTGTGGAGGGCGTCCTGCACCTCCCCGGGAACCCTCCTGTCAAGCTTGACTCGCAGGACCTCCTTCAGATCGGAGACAAGAAGTTTTACTTCCTCCTGCCCACGAGGTCTATCTTCGCctccttcgccgccgccgccgctcaacAAGCCCCTGTTATTCCGGCACAGATGCCGCCATCCTATGTGCGGCCAGGTCACCCTCGTGTGTCTGATTTCCATGAACGCTTCTCTGAAGGAGATTATGGCCGAGATAGTGGTGAAATTGGGAATGGTGTCACTGAAAGTGGAATGAAGGGGAAGCTGAAGAGAACCAAGAAGTCTCCTGGAGATTTCGACATCTATGGTGGCCACCGAATCAATGTTGAACCAATAGGAGCACTAGGTGAAGGCG ACAATAGATCAGAAATAAGAATGCGGGTTGATAGGGATATGGATAACCAGCAAATCCTTCAAGCCGAAGAGAAGGAAGTTGTGTCATCTGTTGCAACCGTGTTATCTGACCTCTGTGGTCCTGGAGAATGGATGCCTATGAGAAAACTCCATACTGAG CTTGTCGACCAGTTTGGCAACGTGTGGCACCACACCAGGGTGCGGAAGTACCTGACAGCGGAGGACTGGTCGCCGATCGAAGCCAAGGGTAGGCCATGGTACGGGCTGCTGGGGCTGCTGAGGAAGTACCCGGAGCACTTCGTCATCAACACGAAGTGCAAGGGCAGGGCGATCTCGGAGTTCGTCTCGCTGGTTTCCCTGCTCTCCTAG
- the LOC127312804 gene encoding protein STRICTOSIDINE SYNTHASE-LIKE 10-like: protein MARGTRDLVAAPATSLVVLLLVLLIMPSTAAAVPSIDATLTRHLPLPRGLLRGPESVAFDAKGQGPYSGVSDGRVLKWNGDKLGWTTYAYGPDYRSEECTATILRPETATESHCGRPLGLRFHLRSGNLYIADAYKGLMRVGPGGGKATVLVTEVDGAPLRFTNGVDVDQVTGEVYFTDSSMTYQRSQHEMVTRTGDSTGRLMRYDPRTGKVALLKAGITYPNGLALSADRTHLVISSTGPCKLLRYWIKGAKAGTIGLFADLPGYPDNVRPDKRGGYWVALHREKTELPFGVDSHLLALRIGADGKVLEEMRGPKSVRPTEVAERKGGRLFMGSVELPYVAVVTRK, encoded by the coding sequence ATGGCGAGGGGCACGAGGGATCTCGTCGCTGCCCCGGCGACCTCGCTCGTCGTCCTGCTCCTTGTGCTCCTCATCATGCCaagcaccgccgccgccgtccccagCATCGACGCCACGCTGACGCGCCACCTCCCGCTTCCCCGCGGGCTGCTGCGCGGCCCGGAGAGCGTCGCCTTCGACGCCAAAGGCCAGGGCCCGTACAGCGGCGTCTCCGACGGCCGCGTCCTCAAGTGGAACGGCGACAAGCTCGGCTGGACGACTTACGCCTACGGCCCCGACTACAGAAGCGAGGAATGCACGGCGACCATCCTCCGCCCGGAGACCGCCACCGAGAGCCACTGCGGCCGCCCGCTGGGCCTGCGGTTCCATCTCAGGTCGGGGAACCTCTACATAGCTGACGCGTACAAGGGGCTCATGAGGGTCGGCCCCGGCGGCGGCAAGGCCACGGTGCTGGTCACCGAGGTTGACGGCGCGCCTCTCCGGTTTACCAACGGGGTCGACGTCGACCAGGTGACCGGCGAGGTCTACTTCACCGACAGCTCCATGACCTACCAGAGGTCGCAGCACGAGATGGTCACCAGAACCGGCGACTCTACGGGGCGCCTCATGAGGTACGACCCGCGGACAGGGAAGGTCGCCCTGCTCAAGGCCGGCATCACCTACCCCAACGGCCTCGCCCTCAGCGCTGATAGAACGCACCTCGTGATCTCTTCCACCGGGCCATGCAAACTATTGAGGTACTGGATCAAGGGCGCCAAGGCCGGCACCATCGGGCTATTCGCTGATCTGCCGGGGTATCCCGACAATGTGAGGCCCGACAAGAGAGGGGGATATTGGGTGGCGTTGCACCGTGAAAAGACGGAACTCCCATTTGGCGTCGATAGCCACCTGCTGGCCTTGAGGATCGGAGCCGATGGGAAGGTACTCGAGGAGATGCGGGGCCCAAAAAGCGTGAGGCCGACCGAGGTGGCGGAGAGGAAAGGCGGCCGACTCTTCATGGGATCCGTCGAACTTCCTTACGTGGCCGTGGTCACACGCAAATAG